Proteins from one Methanothrix sp. genomic window:
- the amrS gene encoding AmmeMemoRadiSam system radical SAM enzyme: MKEAMFYDRLEGGDVRCNLCNHSCRIHPGRRGICGVRENIDGTLYSLVYGKIVAEHVDPVEKKPLFHFQPGSRSYSIATVGCNFRCRHCQNADISQMPVDRGMIIGSERAPEDIVAEALESGVQSISYTYTEPTIFFEFALDTAVEAKKFGLKNNFVSNGYMSEEAARAIAPYLDAINIDLKGDDEFYRKICSARVDPVKRNIELFPKLGVWTEVTTLVIPGYNDSDEQLREIAEFLAGVSVDIPWHVSAFHPTYRLRDAPPTSAATIRRAMGIGREAGIRYIYAGNIPGEGENTHCHSCGELLVERFAYRVTLNSIVDGRCPRCRTQIPGVW; the protein is encoded by the coding sequence CTGAAAGAGGCCATGTTTTACGATAGGCTTGAGGGTGGCGATGTAAGATGCAACCTCTGCAACCACAGCTGCAGGATTCATCCTGGTCGCAGGGGCATCTGCGGTGTCAGGGAGAACATCGACGGGACCCTCTACTCGCTAGTTTACGGCAAAATCGTCGCTGAGCATGTCGATCCTGTGGAGAAGAAGCCTCTGTTTCACTTCCAGCCGGGCAGCAGGAGCTACTCGATCGCCACGGTCGGCTGCAATTTCAGGTGCAGGCACTGCCAGAACGCTGATATCTCCCAGATGCCCGTGGACCGGGGCATGATCATCGGCAGTGAGAGGGCTCCTGAGGATATCGTCGCGGAGGCCCTGGAGTCTGGAGTTCAATCTATATCCTACACGTACACAGAGCCGACGATATTCTTCGAGTTCGCGCTCGATACAGCTGTCGAGGCGAAGAAGTTCGGCCTCAAGAACAACTTCGTCAGCAACGGCTACATGTCAGAGGAGGCTGCAAGGGCGATCGCGCCGTATCTGGACGCGATCAACATCGATCTGAAGGGCGACGACGAGTTCTACAGAAAGATATGCAGCGCGAGGGTTGATCCGGTGAAGAGAAACATAGAGCTCTTCCCGAAGCTCGGGGTGTGGACAGAGGTCACGACTCTTGTGATTCCCGGCTATAACGACTCCGATGAGCAGCTCAGGGAGATAGCGGAGTTCCTCGCAGGCGTGAGCGTAGATATTCCATGGCATGTCTCCGCCTTCCATCCAACATACAGGCTCAGAGATGCTCCGCCAACGAGCGCTGCAACAATCCGCAGAGCCATGGGCATAGGCAGAGAGGCAGGCATCCGGTACATCTACGCGGGGAACATCCCTGGCGAGGGGGAGAACACGCACTGCCACAGCTGCGGCGAGCTTCTTGTCGAGCGATTCGCATACCGCGTGACTCTCAACAGCATTGTTGATGGCAGATGCCCGAGGTGCAGGACGCAGATCCCGGGAGTCTGGTGA